In Glandiceps talaboti chromosome 14, keGlaTala1.1, whole genome shotgun sequence, a single genomic region encodes these proteins:
- the LOC144445874 gene encoding uncharacterized protein LOC144445874, which produces MSSQDKSSPKYIKSIFNRFDVNGDGAITIDELKVGLRRNGIDYSDQEVYLFMREVDLDGNGEIDFNEFTLFWIEKLRKQSEQKKPGLFDVGTECKFPKVSELKAQFAELDADGNGYITIDEIKLALVKRKGYCTDLEVYKLMREADEDGDGQISFDEFVVMMAKSYSKPKK; this is translated from the exons ATGTCCAGCCAAG ATAAATCATCACCGAAATACATCAAGAGTATATTTAATAGGTTCGATGTCAACGGTGATGGCGCCATAACGATAGACGAACTCAAAGTAGGCTTGAGGAGAAATGGGATCGATTATAGCGACCAGGAAGTATACCTATTTATGAGGGAAGTAGATTTGGACGGCAATGGAGAAATTGATTTCAATGAATTCACTTTGTTTTGGATCGAAAAACTACGGAAACAGTCAGAGCAGAAGAAACCCGGCTTGTTTGATGTCGGAACAGAGTGTAAGT TTCCGAAAGTATCAGAATTGAAAGCACAGTTTGCTGAATTGGACGCAGATGGTAACGGATACATCACCATTGACGAGATCAAATTGGCATTGGTCAAAAGAAAAGGATACTGTACAGATTTAGAAGTATACAAGTTGATGAGAGAAGCAGACGAGGATGGAGATGGACAAATCAGTTTCGATGAATTTGTTGTTATGATGGCAAAGTCGTATAGCAAGCCCAAGAAATGA